Proteins encoded together in one Paracidovorax wautersii window:
- a CDS encoding LysR substrate-binding domain-containing protein — protein MKLHLLRYFAVLAEELHFGRAAERLAITQPPLSSGIKALEDELGVKLFERTSKHVSLTPAGTAYLVEVRVVLDRVDRAGDLARAVAAGLRGRLEIGFTGSMVYRDMPAIVRAFGERAPGIEVNLREMSSGEQIDALLHRQLHAGFLNADTVPDHLASLPLAPDHFVCCLPEDHAMAQQACVDLRALAGETFVMFSREVAPANHDNVIALFYRAGIHPHTRHAARQWLTVVALVSMRIGVALVPASMAQAAVKGVRFVPIAGLQHPTVGVLAWHEDAVTPALRTFLDMASVGTG, from the coding sequence ATGAAACTGCATCTGCTGCGCTACTTCGCCGTGCTGGCTGAAGAGCTGCATTTCGGCCGCGCCGCCGAGCGGCTGGCCATCACGCAGCCACCCCTCAGCTCCGGCATCAAGGCGCTGGAGGACGAGCTGGGCGTGAAGCTCTTCGAACGCACCAGCAAGCACGTCTCGTTGACGCCCGCAGGCACAGCCTACCTGGTCGAGGTGCGCGTGGTGCTGGACCGAGTGGACCGCGCAGGCGACCTGGCCCGCGCCGTGGCGGCAGGGTTGCGAGGCCGGCTCGAGATCGGTTTCACGGGATCGATGGTCTATCGTGACATGCCTGCCATCGTGCGCGCTTTCGGCGAGCGCGCACCAGGCATCGAGGTGAACCTGCGGGAGATGTCATCTGGCGAGCAGATCGATGCGCTGCTGCATCGCCAGCTGCATGCCGGGTTTCTCAATGCCGATACCGTGCCCGACCATCTGGCGAGCCTGCCGCTGGCGCCGGACCACTTCGTCTGCTGCCTGCCCGAAGACCATGCCATGGCCCAGCAAGCCTGCGTGGACCTGCGCGCCCTGGCCGGTGAGACCTTCGTGATGTTCTCGCGCGAAGTCGCCCCTGCCAACCACGACAACGTGATCGCCCTGTTCTACCGCGCCGGCATCCACCCCCACACCCGCCACGCAGCCCGGCAGTGGCTCACCGTCGTGGCCCTGGTTTCCATGCGCATCGGCGTGGCGCTGGTGCCTGCCTCCATGGCGCAGGCCGCCGTCAAGGGGGTGCGTTTCGTTCCCATCGCCGGCCTGCAGCATCCCACCGTAGGGGTATTGGCATGGCATGAGGACGCCGTCACGCCAGCATTGCGCACCTTTCTCGACATGGCCTCTGTCGGCACAGGGTGA
- a CDS encoding tripartite tricarboxylate transporter substrate binding protein, with the protein MQRLFRATLVACGVLATGQPALAQQPYPNAPITMVVPFAAGSGTDAVARTVGQKLADRLKQPVLVDNKPGANGQVAAQIVAKAKPDGYTLFMTTNTSHSANPALYSNLKYDPIKDFTPVARTGELPFALVVHPSVPAKTMAEFIDYARANPGKLSYATPNSTSLVAMESIKHIAKVDILGVPYKSSPQALTDLLGGQVLAYVVDLGSGKSMLTGDKVRTLAITTAQPSPLLPGVPPIGQTVKGFDLTSWNGVFGPAGMPPTVVNRINTELQAVLADKDTQDKLAQIGFQVWPSKTPEEFSQYVAQQLTHWGSLIRQAGIKPE; encoded by the coding sequence ATGCAACGACTCTTCCGCGCCACGCTGGTGGCCTGCGGTGTGCTGGCGACCGGCCAACCCGCACTCGCCCAGCAGCCCTACCCCAACGCCCCCATCACCATGGTCGTGCCGTTTGCGGCCGGCAGCGGCACCGATGCGGTGGCCCGCACCGTGGGCCAGAAGCTGGCCGACCGGCTCAAGCAGCCGGTGCTGGTGGATAACAAGCCCGGCGCCAATGGCCAGGTGGCCGCACAGATCGTGGCCAAGGCCAAACCGGACGGCTACACGCTGTTCATGACGACCAACACCTCGCATTCGGCCAATCCGGCGCTGTACAGCAATCTGAAGTACGACCCCATCAAGGACTTCACGCCCGTGGCCCGCACGGGCGAGCTGCCCTTTGCCCTGGTCGTGCACCCCAGCGTGCCCGCCAAGACCATGGCGGAGTTCATCGACTACGCCCGTGCCAACCCCGGCAAGCTCAGCTACGCCACGCCCAACAGCACCTCGCTGGTGGCCATGGAAAGCATTAAGCACATCGCCAAGGTGGACATCCTGGGCGTGCCCTACAAGTCCAGTCCGCAGGCGCTGACCGACTTGCTGGGCGGCCAGGTGCTGGCCTATGTGGTGGACCTTGGCTCGGGCAAGAGCATGCTCACGGGCGACAAGGTGCGCACGCTGGCCATCACCACGGCCCAACCCTCCCCTCTGCTGCCGGGCGTGCCGCCCATCGGCCAGACGGTGAAGGGGTTCGATCTCACGTCCTGGAACGGCGTCTTCGGCCCGGCTGGCATGCCGCCTACCGTCGTGAACCGCATCAACACCGAACTGCAGGCCGTGCTGGCCGACAAGGACACGCAGGACAAGCTGGCCCAGATCGGCTTCCAGGTCTGGCCCAGCAAGACACCGGAAGAGTTCAGCCAGTACGTCGCACAACAGCTCACGCACTGGGGCTCACTCATCCGACAGGCAGGCATCAAGCCTGAGTAA
- a CDS encoding sigma-54 dependent transcriptional regulator, with translation MARILAVDDDAAFRESLAETLQGLGHEVHEAASGPEALDLAQRHRYAAIFLDHRMPGMDGLETLAALAARLPQLPPVVVLTAYASGSGTIEAMRLGAFDHLTKPVGRAAVIDVLDRALRTRSDGDDALPPAAAARPAGAEDEGELIGISEAMREVHKRIGLAAASDVPVLVQGETGTGKELVARALHRHSARSAGPFVALNCAAIPKELLESELFGHVKGAFTGAAGERPGCFRAADGGVLLLDEIGDMAPDVQAKLLRALQEGEVTPLGSHRPVKVNVRVVAATHRDLAAAVRAGRFREDLRYRLEVLTIALPPLRDRLADIVPLAEHFLRRAAAPRPAKRLAADAARALLDHAWPGNVRELRNVMERCHALQRGPAITAADLDLRGEALPGAPDAASGAGPLPADWLELPLPAAVERLERLLLERALAQAEGNRSQAARHLGIHRQLLYSKLAQYGLD, from the coding sequence ATGGCGCGCATCCTAGCCGTCGACGACGACGCGGCCTTCCGCGAATCGCTGGCCGAGACCCTGCAGGGCCTGGGCCATGAAGTGCACGAGGCGGCCAGCGGCCCCGAGGCGCTGGACCTGGCCCAGCGGCACCGCTACGCCGCCATCTTCCTGGACCACCGCATGCCCGGCATGGACGGCCTGGAGACGCTGGCGGCCCTGGCCGCGCGCCTGCCGCAGCTGCCGCCGGTGGTGGTGCTGACGGCCTATGCCAGCGGCTCGGGCACCATCGAGGCCATGCGCCTGGGCGCTTTCGACCACCTCACCAAACCAGTGGGCCGTGCGGCGGTGATCGACGTGCTGGACCGGGCGCTGCGCACGCGGAGCGATGGCGACGACGCCCTGCCGCCGGCCGCTGCCGCGCGCCCGGCCGGCGCCGAAGACGAGGGCGAGCTGATCGGCATCAGCGAGGCCATGCGCGAGGTGCACAAGCGCATCGGCCTGGCCGCCGCCAGCGATGTGCCGGTGCTGGTGCAGGGCGAGACGGGCACCGGCAAGGAGCTGGTGGCACGTGCGCTGCACCGGCACTCGGCCCGCAGCGCCGGCCCCTTCGTGGCGCTGAACTGCGCGGCCATCCCGAAGGAGTTGCTGGAGAGCGAACTCTTCGGCCACGTCAAGGGCGCCTTCACCGGCGCCGCCGGCGAGCGGCCCGGGTGCTTTCGCGCGGCGGACGGCGGCGTGCTGCTGCTCGACGAGATCGGAGACATGGCGCCCGACGTGCAGGCCAAGCTGCTGCGCGCGCTGCAGGAGGGCGAGGTCACGCCGCTGGGCAGCCACCGGCCCGTGAAGGTGAACGTGCGCGTTGTGGCCGCCACGCACCGCGACCTGGCCGCCGCCGTGCGCGCGGGCCGCTTCCGCGAAGACCTGCGCTACCGCCTGGAGGTGCTGACCATCGCCCTGCCGCCCCTGCGCGATCGGCTGGCCGACATCGTGCCGCTGGCCGAGCACTTCCTGCGCCGGGCGGCCGCGCCGCGCCCGGCCAAGCGCCTGGCGGCCGATGCGGCGCGGGCGCTGCTGGACCACGCCTGGCCCGGCAATGTGCGCGAGCTGCGCAATGTGATGGAACGCTGCCACGCCCTGCAGCGCGGCCCGGCCATCACCGCCGCCGACCTGGATCTGCGGGGCGAAGCGCTCCCAGGCGCACCGGACGCTGCCAGCGGCGCCGGCCCGCTGCCCGCGGACTGGCTGGAGCTGCCCCTGCCCGCCGCCGTGGAGCGGCTGGAGCGCCTGCTGCTGGAGCGCGCCCTGGCGCAGGCCGAAGGCAACCGCTCGCAGGCCGCGCGGCACCTGGGCATCCACCGCCAGCTGCTGTACAGCAAGCTGGCGCAGTACGGGCTGGACTGA
- a CDS encoding acyl-CoA dehydrogenase family protein, producing MNFALSTEHAQIKDAIERVCAPFDADYWLTKDREGGFPHDFHRALADAGWLGIAMPEQYGGAGLGISEAALMMHTIAATGAGLSGASAVHMNIFGLHPVVVFGTDEQKARWLPPLIQGTDKACFGVTEPNTGLNTLKLKTRAVREGDHYVVHGQKVWISTAQVANKILLLARTTPVEECTGTEGLSLFYTDLDRSTVEVREIDKLGRKCVDSNQVFIDGLRIPVEDRVGEEGKGFQYILHGLNPERILIASEAVGLGRAALARAAGYANEREVFGRPIGQNQGVQHPLALSWMELEAAHLMVQKAAWLYDQHQPCAAEANSAKYLAAEACYHACERAIFTHGGMGYAKEYHVERYLRESWIPRLAPVSPQLILCFIAEKVLGLPKSY from the coding sequence ATGAACTTCGCCCTCTCTACCGAACACGCGCAGATCAAGGACGCCATAGAACGTGTCTGTGCGCCTTTCGATGCCGACTACTGGCTTACCAAGGACCGCGAAGGCGGTTTCCCGCACGACTTCCACCGCGCGCTGGCCGACGCCGGCTGGCTGGGCATCGCCATGCCCGAGCAATACGGCGGTGCGGGCCTGGGCATCAGCGAGGCCGCGCTGATGATGCACACCATTGCAGCCACGGGCGCAGGCCTGTCGGGCGCCTCGGCCGTGCACATGAACATCTTCGGACTGCACCCGGTGGTGGTGTTCGGCACCGACGAACAAAAGGCCCGATGGCTGCCGCCGCTCATCCAGGGCACGGACAAGGCCTGCTTCGGGGTGACCGAGCCCAACACCGGGCTGAACACCCTCAAGCTGAAGACACGCGCCGTGCGCGAAGGCGATCACTACGTGGTGCACGGCCAGAAGGTGTGGATCAGCACCGCCCAGGTGGCCAACAAGATCCTGCTGCTGGCGCGCACCACGCCAGTCGAGGAATGCACGGGCACCGAGGGCCTGAGCCTGTTCTATACCGACCTGGACCGCAGCACGGTGGAAGTGCGCGAGATCGACAAGCTGGGCCGCAAGTGCGTGGACTCCAACCAGGTGTTCATCGACGGGCTGCGCATCCCCGTCGAAGACCGCGTGGGCGAGGAAGGGAAGGGATTTCAGTACATCCTGCACGGCCTGAACCCGGAGCGCATCCTGATCGCCAGCGAGGCCGTGGGCCTGGGCCGCGCCGCCCTGGCGCGCGCTGCGGGCTACGCTAATGAGCGCGAGGTGTTCGGCCGCCCCATTGGGCAGAACCAGGGCGTGCAGCACCCGCTGGCCCTGTCGTGGATGGAGCTGGAGGCCGCCCACCTCATGGTGCAGAAGGCGGCCTGGCTCTATGACCAGCACCAGCCCTGCGCGGCAGAGGCCAACAGCGCCAAGTACCTGGCGGCCGAGGCCTGCTATCACGCCTGCGAACGCGCCATCTTCACCCATGGCGGCATGGGCTACGCCAAGGAATACCACGTGGAGCGCTACCTGCGCGAGTCATGGATTCCCCGCCTCGCTCCAGTGAGCCCGCAGCTCATCCTGTGCTTCATCGCCGAGAAGGTGCTGGGCCTGCCCAAGTCGTATTGA
- a CDS encoding homocysteine S-methyltransferase family protein translates to MTLPCYTRAQQLPAILAERIAILDGAMGTMIQRFKLGEAQYRGEGYTGADGAGDRFQDFPRDVKGNNELLSLTRPDVIRDIHERYLAAGADLIETNTFGATTIAQEDYHMADLAREMNLRSAQLARAACDKYSTPDKPRFVAGALGPTPKTASISPDVNDPGARNVDFEQLRAAYYEQTEALVEGGADVLLVETIFDTLNAKAALFAIDEFFEKSGERLPLIISGTVTDASGRILSGQTVTAFWHSVRHARPLAIGLNCALGATLMRPYIQELNRVAEDTFISCYPNAGLPNPMSDTGFDETPEVTSRLVHEFAAEGLVNIVGGCCGTTPDHIAAIGRAVAPVPARRLFYPEAA, encoded by the coding sequence ATGACTCTGCCCTGCTACACCCGTGCCCAGCAACTGCCCGCCATCCTGGCCGAGCGCATCGCCATCCTCGACGGCGCCATGGGCACCATGATCCAGCGCTTCAAGCTGGGCGAGGCGCAGTACCGGGGCGAGGGCTACACCGGCGCCGACGGCGCGGGCGACCGGTTCCAGGACTTCCCTCGCGACGTGAAGGGCAACAACGAGCTGCTGTCGCTCACCCGCCCGGACGTGATCCGCGACATCCACGAGCGCTATTTGGCCGCCGGCGCCGACCTGATCGAGACCAACACCTTCGGCGCGACGACCATCGCGCAGGAGGACTACCACATGGCCGACCTGGCGCGCGAGATGAACCTCCGCTCCGCCCAACTGGCGCGCGCCGCCTGCGACAAGTACTCCACGCCGGACAAGCCCCGCTTCGTGGCCGGCGCCCTCGGCCCCACGCCCAAGACGGCCAGCATCAGCCCCGACGTGAACGACCCCGGCGCGCGCAACGTGGACTTCGAGCAGCTGCGTGCGGCGTATTACGAGCAGACCGAAGCCCTGGTCGAAGGCGGCGCCGACGTGCTGCTGGTCGAGACCATCTTCGACACGCTGAACGCCAAGGCCGCCCTGTTCGCCATCGACGAGTTCTTCGAAAAGAGCGGCGAGCGCCTGCCGCTGATCATCAGCGGCACCGTCACCGACGCCTCCGGCCGCATCCTGTCGGGCCAGACGGTGACGGCCTTCTGGCACAGCGTACGCCACGCGCGGCCGCTGGCCATCGGCCTCAACTGCGCCCTGGGCGCCACGCTGATGCGCCCCTACATCCAGGAGCTGAACCGCGTGGCGGAAGACACCTTCATCAGCTGCTACCCCAACGCCGGCCTGCCCAACCCGATGAGCGACACCGGCTTCGACGAGACGCCCGAGGTCACCAGCCGCCTGGTGCACGAGTTCGCCGCCGAGGGCCTGGTGAATATCGTGGGCGGCTGCTGCGGCACCACGCCGGACCACATCGCCGCCATCGGTCGCGCGGTGGCGCCGGTGCCGGCGCGGCGCCTCTTCTACCCCGAAGCGGCCTAA
- a CDS encoding HAMP domain-containing sensor histidine kinase, whose translation MRSLRIQLLLFWTLLLAACALVAVVLVALYQSGAGAQVAAGRARAAQACEEIATRYARSVPSAVAGSPHLDLLRVLLHVVLLEAPRVEGGVWRAGHDMLAYAYPTYEGSGVKSDVPAAEAPLIVELARQASAGQQPQVNLVRGSREVLIVAACPLAAHPDAAVWTMTRVHPGALAAQDSLRTGIAALALLVVVSGAWLGWVLLRGLRQVQRLEHALAHADGDGVPVLQRTGIRELDRIVDGFNGFGTRLQDAQRRLQEALAQRHRDLRLTALGRMTASVAHEIRNPIAAMRLKADNALAAPPARHADALAAIGTQIDRLEGLVQSLLALVQPLQLAPRTVDLRAWLQERLDTAAPAAAARGVRLALRGEPPATAVFDPVHVARAIDNLLDNAVRHAPAGGEAVLSAETDAARSLCRITVEDDGPGVPPALRAQLFEPFATGRTDGNGLGLALAREVALAHGGELHYAPRESESEGEGGGARFTLELPWRAS comes from the coding sequence GTGCGTTCCCTGCGCATCCAACTGCTTCTGTTCTGGACCCTGCTGCTGGCGGCGTGCGCGCTGGTGGCCGTCGTCCTCGTCGCGCTCTACCAGAGCGGCGCCGGCGCCCAGGTGGCCGCGGGCCGCGCGCGGGCCGCCCAGGCCTGCGAGGAGATCGCCACGCGCTATGCCCGCTCGGTGCCCTCGGCAGTGGCCGGCAGCCCGCATCTGGACCTGTTGCGCGTGCTGCTGCACGTGGTGCTGCTGGAGGCGCCGCGCGTCGAGGGCGGCGTCTGGCGGGCCGGACACGACATGCTGGCCTATGCCTATCCCACCTACGAAGGCAGCGGCGTCAAGAGCGACGTGCCGGCCGCCGAGGCCCCCCTCATCGTGGAGCTGGCCCGCCAGGCCAGCGCCGGCCAACAGCCGCAGGTGAACCTGGTGCGCGGCAGCCGCGAGGTGCTGATCGTCGCCGCCTGCCCCCTGGCCGCCCACCCGGACGCGGCCGTGTGGACCATGACGCGCGTGCACCCCGGTGCGCTGGCCGCGCAGGACAGCCTGCGCACCGGCATCGCCGCGCTGGCGCTGCTGGTGGTCGTCTCTGGCGCGTGGCTCGGCTGGGTGCTGCTGCGCGGGCTGCGCCAGGTGCAGCGGCTGGAGCACGCGCTGGCCCATGCGGACGGCGACGGCGTCCCGGTGCTGCAGCGCACCGGCATCCGTGAGCTGGACCGCATCGTGGACGGATTCAACGGCTTCGGCACACGCCTGCAGGACGCCCAGCGCCGCCTGCAGGAAGCGCTGGCGCAGCGCCACCGCGATCTGCGCCTCACGGCCCTGGGCCGCATGACGGCCTCGGTGGCGCACGAGATCCGCAACCCCATCGCCGCCATGCGGCTCAAGGCCGACAACGCCCTGGCCGCCCCGCCCGCGCGCCATGCCGACGCGCTGGCCGCCATCGGCACGCAGATCGACCGGCTCGAAGGGCTGGTGCAGAGCCTGCTCGCCCTGGTGCAGCCGCTGCAGCTGGCGCCGCGCACCGTGGATCTGCGCGCGTGGCTGCAGGAGCGGCTGGACACCGCCGCCCCGGCCGCTGCCGCGCGCGGCGTGCGCCTGGCGCTGCGCGGCGAGCCGCCGGCCACGGCCGTGTTCGACCCGGTGCATGTGGCGCGCGCCATCGACAACCTGCTGGACAACGCCGTGCGCCACGCGCCCGCCGGGGGCGAGGCGGTCCTCTCTGCCGAGACCGATGCCGCGCGCTCCCTGTGCCGCATCACCGTGGAAGACGACGGCCCGGGCGTGCCGCCCGCGCTGCGCGCCCAGCTGTTCGAGCCCTTCGCCACCGGCCGCACCGACGGCAACGGCCTGGGCCTGGCGCTGGCGCGCGAGGTGGCGCTGGCCCACGGCGGCGAACTGCACTACGCGCCGCGCGAGAGCGAGAGCGAGGGCGAGGGCGGCGGCGCCCGTTTCACCCTGGAGCTGCCATGGCGCGCATCCTAG
- a CDS encoding CoA transferase — MTDDSSCSTPPTPRTGPLAGVRVLDLTSVIMGPFATQILAQLGAEVIKVETPDGDNMRHVGPMRHPGMGHIFLHANVGKHSIALNLKHPEGREAALRLAEGCDVLISNVRPQALARLGLDYDAVQARNPRIIHVSCCGFDQDGPDAARPAYDDLIQGATGIPWLMQQYGAPEPSYAPTTLSDRVTGLHAVYAVTAALYAREKTGQGQAIVVPMFEAMAQFVLGDHMAGLTFDPPQGEPGYARLLTAHRKPYATADGMLCVLIYNDKHWRSFFAAIGETEGLARDPRFATHSARAAHIDAVYAEVARILRSRTTAEWQTLLDAADVPHMPMNSPADLLTNPQLRATGFLHDTLHPTEGPMHAMAHPTRWSATPPAHDLPPAPQLGQHTRALLAQAGYTPAQIDALLAQGACRTSHGEPA; from the coding sequence ATGACAGACGACTCTTCTTGCTCTACTCCGCCCACGCCACGGACGGGCCCATTGGCCGGCGTGCGCGTGCTCGATCTCACCTCCGTGATCATGGGCCCCTTTGCCACGCAGATCCTGGCGCAACTGGGTGCCGAGGTCATCAAGGTGGAGACGCCCGACGGCGACAACATGCGCCACGTGGGCCCCATGCGCCACCCTGGCATGGGCCACATCTTTCTGCATGCCAACGTCGGCAAGCACAGCATTGCGCTGAACCTGAAACACCCCGAAGGGCGCGAAGCGGCACTGCGGCTGGCCGAAGGCTGCGATGTACTCATCAGCAATGTGCGCCCGCAGGCCCTGGCCCGCCTGGGCCTGGACTACGACGCCGTGCAGGCGCGCAATCCGCGCATCATCCACGTGAGCTGCTGCGGTTTCGACCAGGACGGTCCGGACGCCGCGCGCCCTGCCTACGACGACCTGATCCAGGGCGCCACCGGGATCCCCTGGCTCATGCAGCAGTACGGCGCCCCCGAGCCCAGCTATGCGCCCACCACGCTGTCGGACCGGGTGACCGGCCTGCACGCCGTGTATGCCGTCACCGCCGCACTCTATGCCCGCGAAAAGACCGGCCAGGGCCAGGCCATCGTCGTGCCTATGTTCGAGGCCATGGCCCAGTTCGTTCTGGGCGACCACATGGCCGGCCTGACCTTCGATCCACCCCAGGGTGAGCCCGGCTATGCCCGCCTGCTCACCGCCCACCGCAAGCCCTACGCCACAGCCGACGGCATGCTGTGCGTGCTGATCTACAACGACAAGCACTGGCGCAGCTTCTTCGCGGCCATCGGCGAGACCGAGGGGCTGGCCCGCGATCCACGCTTTGCGACGCACAGCGCGCGGGCCGCGCACATCGATGCCGTCTACGCCGAGGTCGCCCGCATCCTGCGCAGCCGCACCACCGCCGAATGGCAAACGCTGCTGGACGCCGCCGATGTGCCGCACATGCCCATGAACTCGCCGGCCGACCTGCTGACCAACCCGCAGTTACGCGCCACCGGTTTTCTGCACGACACGTTGCATCCCACCGAAGGCCCCATGCACGCCATGGCCCACCCCACGCGCTGGTCGGCCACCCCGCCCGCGCACGACCTGCCCCCAGCCCCCCAGTTGGGCCAGCACACGCGCGCCTTGCTGGCGCAGGCCGGCTACACCCCCGCCCAGATCGATGCCTTGCTGGCCCAGGGCGCCTGCCGCACATCCCACGGAGAACCCGCATGA
- a CDS encoding cupin domain-containing protein: MTHPTPRYLVRQAQVPSYQPANHHHTHNQRLIGPETVGAQQMEVLLGTLHRGGGALPHAHPGIEQSCYLLEGTARAEVAGECFDMVPGDMCFFPADQMHVFRVTSDTPVKLLVIYSPPYGESPDKVIRPAL, encoded by the coding sequence ATGACCCACCCCACGCCCCGCTACCTGGTGCGCCAGGCCCAGGTGCCCAGCTACCAGCCCGCCAACCACCACCACACGCACAACCAGCGCCTGATCGGCCCCGAAACCGTGGGCGCGCAGCAGATGGAGGTGCTGCTGGGCACGCTGCACAGGGGCGGCGGCGCCCTGCCCCACGCGCACCCGGGCATCGAGCAGTCGTGCTACTTGCTGGAGGGCACTGCCCGCGCCGAGGTGGCCGGCGAATGCTTCGACATGGTGCCGGGGGACATGTGCTTCTTTCCGGCCGATCAGATGCACGTGTTCAGGGTGACCAGCGACACACCCGTGAAGCTGCTGGTGATCTACAGCCCGCCGTATGGGGAGTCGCCAGACAAAGTCATCCGTCCTGCCCTATGA